The Micromonospora sp. M71_S20 genome has a window encoding:
- a CDS encoding nuclear transport factor 2 family protein yields MSDQEIRARAQAAFARNLQYIEAEKMREWVDLFTPDGVLEFAYGPPGVPFRFAGHDALYEHMKNFPELLRVRFADLVFHDTVDPELVIAEFRADGKAVPTGRAFHQTYISVVRTRNGKFVHFKDFWNPLPVIEALGMDTIEQIDAA; encoded by the coding sequence ATGAGTGACCAGGAGATCCGTGCGCGGGCGCAGGCGGCGTTCGCTCGAAACCTGCAGTACATCGAGGCCGAGAAGATGCGGGAATGGGTGGACCTGTTCACGCCGGACGGCGTGCTGGAGTTCGCGTACGGCCCGCCGGGTGTGCCGTTCCGCTTCGCCGGCCACGACGCGTTGTACGAGCACATGAAGAACTTCCCGGAGCTGCTCCGGGTGCGCTTCGCAGACCTGGTCTTCCACGACACGGTCGACCCCGAGCTGGTGATCGCCGAGTTCCGGGCGGACGGCAAGGCGGTCCCCACCGGCCGCGCCTTCCACCAGACCTACATCTCGGTCGTGCGGACCAGAAACGGGAAGTTCGTGCACTTCAAGGACTTCTGGAACCCGTTGCCGGTCATCGAGGCGCTGGGGATGGACACGATCGAGCAGATCGACGCCGCATAG
- a CDS encoding serine protease → MSVPAAEAYSVQPLAPQSVRAPESDQFSAEGVTTVGELRTVTGTLSSAGDGRTQVIRHPGASYVKVHFSALRLAHGDYVTVSSPDGRESYRYDRYLNRATGSDYTTDGQPGFWAMSVEGDTAVVTMHSSRASRGNVATIDRFWRGYDRAEIAQHNLSTQSVCSTDARRDVVCYQNSHPTEYARGRAVARLLISGGGMCTTWRVGNTNRMLTNKHCFSTQAAVSGSEMQFNYQCATCGGSNPGAGTKVSGATLYKVSSGGSSELDYALYSVNNFTSIQSFGTLYLATTATTTGTRMYIPGHGDGSPKRLSIYEDTQNGATCTVKNANYNASNISYSCDTSGGNSGSPVLNSSHRVIALHHLGGCPSNQGAKAHVIYSQIASLIDNNG, encoded by the coding sequence ATGTCGGTACCCGCCGCCGAGGCGTACTCGGTGCAACCCCTCGCGCCGCAATCCGTACGGGCACCCGAATCGGATCAGTTCTCGGCGGAGGGCGTCACCACGGTCGGTGAACTCCGCACCGTCACCGGCACGCTCTCCTCCGCCGGGGACGGCCGGACGCAGGTCATCCGGCACCCCGGTGCGTCGTACGTCAAGGTGCACTTCAGCGCGCTGCGACTGGCCCACGGCGACTACGTCACGGTGTCGAGCCCCGACGGCCGGGAGAGCTACCGGTACGACCGCTACCTGAACCGGGCGACCGGCTCGGACTACACCACCGACGGGCAGCCGGGCTTCTGGGCGATGTCGGTGGAGGGCGACACCGCGGTGGTGACGATGCACAGCAGCCGCGCCTCCCGCGGCAACGTCGCGACCATCGACCGGTTCTGGCGCGGCTACGACCGCGCGGAGATCGCGCAGCACAACCTCTCCACGCAGTCCGTCTGCAGCACCGACGCCCGTCGCGACGTGGTCTGCTACCAGAACAGCCACCCCACCGAGTACGCGCGCGGCAGGGCGGTGGCGCGGCTGCTGATCAGCGGCGGTGGGATGTGCACCACCTGGCGGGTCGGCAACACCAACCGGATGCTGACCAACAAGCACTGCTTCTCCACGCAGGCCGCCGTCAGCGGCAGCGAGATGCAGTTCAACTACCAGTGCGCCACCTGCGGCGGCTCGAACCCGGGCGCCGGCACCAAGGTCAGCGGCGCGACCCTCTACAAGGTGAGCAGCGGCGGCTCCAGCGAGCTGGACTACGCCCTGTACTCGGTGAACAACTTCACCAGCATCCAGAGCTTCGGCACGCTGTACCTGGCGACGACGGCCACCACCACCGGCACGCGGATGTACATCCCGGGGCACGGCGACGGCAGCCCGAAGCGACTGTCGATCTACGAGGACACCCAGAACGGTGCGACGTGCACCGTGAAGAACGCGAACTACAACGCCTCGAACATCAGCTACAGCTGTGACACCTCCGGCGGCAACTCGGGCTCGCCGGTGCTGAACTCCAGCCACCGGGTGATCGCCCTGCACCACCTCGGCGGCTGCCCGTCGAACCAGGGCGCGAAGGCGCACGTGATCTACAGCCAGATCGCCAGCCTGATCGACAACAACGGCTGA
- a CDS encoding SDR family oxidoreductase: MSPGGRPVVITGASSGLGRAGALHLEQIGFRVFAAVRRTEDGKKLLAESRYDRISPIILDVTKPDEISSAADEVSAAVGSSGLWGLVNNAGISVPAPLECLPAEQLRLQLETNLVGQLAVIQAFLPQLRARRGRIVNVTSGLGRIALPYLGAYAASQFAKEGMSDALRRELAPFGVSVSVVQPGAIRTPIWEKMASAGRDIMATAQRRDLYQGSFDRFLAINAHQLEVCRTTPDDFAAVVAEALTARRPRTRYPVGADMRRTRVLTRLLPDSALDKRLSPLVSTD; this comes from the coding sequence TTGTCACCAGGCGGAAGGCCGGTCGTCATCACCGGTGCGTCCTCCGGGCTCGGCCGGGCCGGGGCCCTCCATCTGGAACAGATCGGCTTCCGGGTGTTCGCGGCCGTACGGCGCACCGAGGACGGCAAGAAGCTTCTCGCCGAGTCACGGTACGACCGCATCTCCCCGATCATCCTGGACGTCACCAAGCCGGACGAGATCAGCTCGGCGGCCGACGAGGTGTCCGCCGCGGTGGGTTCCTCGGGACTGTGGGGTCTCGTCAACAACGCCGGCATCAGCGTTCCCGCCCCGCTGGAGTGCCTGCCGGCCGAGCAGTTGCGGCTGCAGTTGGAGACCAACCTGGTCGGTCAGCTCGCGGTGATCCAGGCGTTCCTGCCGCAGCTTCGCGCCCGCCGGGGCCGGATCGTGAACGTGACGTCCGGCCTCGGCCGCATCGCCCTTCCCTACCTCGGCGCGTACGCCGCCTCCCAGTTCGCCAAGGAAGGCATGAGCGACGCGCTGCGCCGCGAGCTCGCGCCGTTCGGGGTGTCGGTGTCGGTGGTCCAGCCGGGTGCGATCCGGACCCCGATCTGGGAGAAGATGGCCAGCGCCGGCCGAGACATCATGGCCACGGCCCAACGGCGTGACCTGTACCAGGGATCGTTCGACCGATTCCTCGCGATCAACGCGCATCAGCTCGAGGTCTGCCGGACCACCCCGGACGACTTCGCCGCGGTGGTGGCCGAGGCCCTCACCGCGCGGCGGCCCAGGACCCGCTATCCGGTCGGCGCGGACATGCGCAGGACCCGGGTGCTGACCCGGCTGCTCCCAGACTCCGCGCTCGACAAGCGGCTGTCCCCACTTGTCTCGACCGACTGA
- a CDS encoding pyridoxamine 5'-phosphate oxidase family protein, protein MPWSQARERLTEAGEFFLCTVRPDGRPHAVPLLALWLDRSMYFCSSETAHKVDNLAANPHCVLTVGSPELDLSIEGTAARISDPATLKRVAEAYGEKYGWEVTPVDGGIDGDGIGPSPYVVFEVTPAKVIGMDKGSGFSATRWRFE, encoded by the coding sequence ATGCCCTGGTCGCAGGCGCGTGAGCGGCTGACGGAGGCGGGAGAGTTCTTCCTGTGCACCGTCCGGCCGGACGGCCGGCCGCACGCCGTGCCGCTGCTGGCGCTGTGGCTCGACCGGAGCATGTACTTCTGCTCCAGCGAGACCGCCCACAAGGTCGACAACCTCGCCGCCAACCCGCACTGCGTCCTCACCGTCGGCAGCCCCGAGCTGGACCTCTCGATCGAGGGCACGGCAGCCCGGATCAGCGACCCCGCGACGCTCAAGCGCGTCGCCGAGGCGTACGGGGAGAAGTACGGCTGGGAGGTGACCCCGGTCGACGGTGGGATCGACGGCGACGGGATCGGCCCGTCGCCGTACGTCGTCTTCGAGGTGACCCCGGCCAAGGTCATCGGCATGGACAAGGGGTCCGGCTTCAGCGCGACCCGGTGGCGGTTCGAGTGA
- a CDS encoding FAD-dependent monooxygenase produces MKAIIIGAGIGGLAAAASLRRVGVDAEVYERAGELRPAGSALSLSINARIALRTLGIELDVERGSVYYSLDFRTARGRRIRRIPFGHIGERLGAQNVAIHRADLQQALLEHLDATAVRLGATATGFQVDADGVRVDFAAGGVARGDVLIGADGFNSAIRRQLVGPEEAREPGYVCWLATLPFRHPTVTDGYCAHYWGRGQRFGLVDIGGGRIYWWGTKNVPDARGWAGGKDEILRTYAGWAPEVRAAIAATPAAAIISVPAQDRPFLEQWGTGPVTLLGDAAHPMLPSMAQGAAQAVEDAVVLARHLGAASDVDEALRGYEAERRERARLMVDSSSALSRVEQLDRPVASLLRDLYMRFVPRSVIDRRNEAAMTFDARSLAVHDHGH; encoded by the coding sequence GTGAAGGCGATCATCATTGGCGCCGGCATCGGCGGCCTCGCGGCGGCGGCGAGCCTGCGCCGGGTCGGTGTCGATGCCGAGGTCTACGAACGGGCCGGCGAGCTGCGCCCGGCGGGGTCCGCACTCTCGCTCTCGATCAACGCGCGGATCGCTCTGCGTACCCTGGGAATCGAGCTCGACGTCGAGCGCGGCAGCGTCTACTACAGCCTGGACTTCCGCACCGCCCGGGGCCGCCGGATCCGGCGGATCCCGTTCGGGCACATCGGCGAGCGGCTCGGCGCGCAGAACGTCGCCATCCACCGCGCGGATCTGCAGCAGGCGCTGCTCGAACACCTCGACGCCACGGCGGTCCGGCTCGGCGCGACCGCGACCGGGTTTCAGGTGGATGCCGACGGCGTCCGGGTCGACTTCGCGGCCGGCGGTGTGGCGCGCGGCGACGTGCTCATCGGGGCGGACGGCTTCAACTCGGCGATCCGGCGGCAGCTGGTGGGACCGGAGGAGGCTCGGGAGCCGGGCTACGTGTGCTGGCTCGCCACCTTGCCGTTCCGACACCCCACCGTGACCGACGGGTACTGCGCCCACTACTGGGGCCGGGGGCAGCGGTTCGGGCTCGTCGACATCGGCGGCGGGCGGATCTACTGGTGGGGCACCAAGAACGTCCCGGATGCCCGCGGGTGGGCCGGGGGCAAGGACGAGATTCTCCGCACGTACGCCGGGTGGGCGCCGGAGGTGCGGGCCGCGATCGCCGCGACACCGGCGGCGGCCATCATCAGTGTGCCGGCCCAGGACCGTCCGTTCCTCGAGCAGTGGGGGACCGGGCCGGTGACGTTGCTCGGTGACGCGGCACACCCGATGCTGCCGAGCATGGCGCAGGGGGCCGCCCAGGCCGTCGAGGACGCCGTCGTCCTCGCGCGCCACCTCGGCGCCGCCTCCGACGTGGACGAGGCCCTGCGGGGGTACGAGGCGGAACGCCGCGAACGGGCCAGACTCATGGTGGACTCCTCCTCCGCGTTGAGCCGGGTCGAGCAGCTCGACCGTCCGGTCGCCAGCCTGCTGCGCGACCTCTACATGCGATTCGTGCCGCGATCGGTGATCGACCGGCGCAACGAGGCGGCGATGACCTTCGACGCACGATCGCTGGCGGTGCATGATCATGGCCATTGA
- a CDS encoding SDR family NAD(P)-dependent oxidoreductase, with amino-acid sequence MRLADKIIIVTGGTRGLGRAIAEQFHAEGATVICAARNPYDIGEVATDRLVYRRVDVTEEESVRDLMQTTVDTFGRIDVLVANAGVSRDGKIVRLALDDWDITVRTNLTGVFLCTKEAAAHMTARGEGRIITVSSCVATKPVPGAAAYSATKAAVEAFTRTAAIELGPKGVTVNCLAPGYINGGMGRRLAAAPERWQRYQSRLVLDRLGTPEEVAAAAIFLATPASSYINGHILEVSGGLRWMA; translated from the coding sequence ATGCGGTTGGCCGACAAGATCATTATCGTCACCGGCGGCACCCGAGGCCTCGGCCGGGCCATCGCCGAGCAGTTCCACGCCGAGGGCGCGACCGTGATCTGCGCGGCCCGCAATCCCTACGACATCGGGGAGGTGGCCACCGATCGCCTTGTCTACCGTCGGGTCGACGTGACGGAGGAAGAGTCCGTCCGCGACCTCATGCAAACCACGGTGGATACCTTTGGACGCATCGACGTGCTGGTGGCCAACGCCGGCGTGAGTCGAGACGGCAAGATCGTCAGGCTTGCCCTCGACGACTGGGACATCACCGTCCGCACCAACCTCACCGGCGTCTTCCTCTGCACCAAGGAGGCCGCCGCCCACATGACCGCCCGTGGCGAGGGCAGGATCATCACGGTCTCCTCGTGCGTCGCGACCAAGCCCGTCCCTGGCGCCGCCGCCTACAGCGCCACCAAGGCCGCGGTGGAGGCCTTCACCCGCACCGCGGCCATCGAGCTCGGGCCCAAGGGTGTCACCGTCAACTGCCTGGCCCCCGGCTACATCAACGGTGGGATGGGTCGCCGGCTCGCCGCCGCGCCAGAACGCTGGCAGCGCTACCAGTCCCGGCTCGTCCTCGACCGTCTCGGCACCCCGGAAGAGGTCGCCGCCGCCGCGATCTTTCTCGCCACCCCCGCCAGCTCATACATCAACGGCCACATCCTCGAAGTCAGCGGCGGCCTGCGGTGGATGGCCTGA
- a CDS encoding ABC transporter ATP-binding protein, with protein sequence MSMEVTAWMSLHHAMHQRDERPFSKATLRRIGGFARPHRRLLAWFLAGSVVAAVLTVAAPVLAGRVVDAIVSGTDTATVVRLAVAIALIALAEAGLGLLTRYQSARIGEGLILDLRTAVFDHVQRMPVAFFTRTRTGALVSRLNNDVIGAQQAFSDTLSGVVGNAVTLLLTLAVMLTFSWQITLLALVLLPIFVLPARRMGRKLARLEREAAGLNAAMSTRMTEKFSAPGATLVKLYGRPAEESAEFAARARRVRDIGVRTAMLQTVFITALTVVGSLALALVYGLGGAYAIRGQLDAGAVVALALLLSRLYAPLTSLASARVEIMSALVSFERVFEILDLKPMIEDRPDARPLPDGPVAVEFDDVRFGYPSAEKVSLASLEDVAKLDTRGGEEVLHGISFRAEPGQMVALVGSSGAGKSTIAQLLPRLYDVEEGAVRLAGRDVRDLTGDSVRDALGVVTQDGHLLHDTIRANLLYARPDVTEDDLWDVLRRARLADLIRSLPDGLETVVGERGYRLSGGERQRLTIARLLLSRPRVVILDEATAHLDSTSEAAVQAALGEALTGRTSVVIAHRLSTIRSADQILVLEQGRIVERGRHPDLLARGGRYAELYRTQFDQPVPA encoded by the coding sequence ATGAGCATGGAAGTCACCGCGTGGATGTCCCTGCACCACGCGATGCATCAGCGTGACGAGCGACCCTTCTCCAAGGCGACCCTCAGGCGGATCGGCGGCTTCGCCCGCCCGCACCGCCGCCTGCTCGCGTGGTTCCTGGCGGGCAGCGTCGTGGCCGCGGTGCTGACCGTGGCCGCACCGGTGCTGGCCGGGCGGGTGGTCGACGCGATCGTCTCCGGCACCGACACGGCGACGGTGGTACGGCTGGCCGTGGCGATCGCCCTGATCGCGCTCGCCGAGGCCGGGCTGGGGCTGCTCACCCGCTACCAGTCGGCGCGGATCGGCGAGGGCCTGATCCTCGACCTGCGGACCGCCGTCTTCGACCACGTGCAGCGGATGCCGGTCGCCTTCTTCACCCGGACCCGCACCGGCGCCCTGGTCTCGCGCCTCAACAACGACGTGATCGGGGCGCAGCAGGCGTTCAGCGACACGCTCTCGGGCGTGGTCGGCAACGCCGTGACACTGCTCCTCACGCTCGCGGTGATGCTGACCTTCTCCTGGCAGATCACCCTGCTGGCGCTGGTGCTGCTGCCGATCTTCGTGCTGCCCGCGCGGAGGATGGGCCGGAAGCTGGCCCGGCTCGAACGGGAGGCGGCCGGCCTCAACGCGGCGATGAGCACCCGGATGACCGAGAAGTTCTCCGCGCCTGGCGCCACCCTGGTCAAGCTCTACGGGCGGCCGGCGGAGGAGTCCGCCGAGTTCGCCGCCCGCGCGCGGCGCGTGCGCGACATCGGCGTCCGTACCGCCATGTTGCAGACCGTCTTCATCACGGCCCTCACCGTGGTCGGTTCCCTCGCGCTGGCCCTGGTGTACGGCCTGGGCGGCGCGTACGCCATCCGCGGGCAGCTCGACGCCGGCGCGGTCGTCGCGCTCGCCCTGCTGCTGTCGCGCCTGTACGCGCCGCTGACCTCGCTCGCCAGCGCGCGGGTGGAGATCATGAGCGCGCTGGTCAGCTTCGAACGGGTCTTCGAGATCCTGGACCTCAAGCCGATGATCGAGGACAGGCCGGACGCCCGGCCGCTGCCCGACGGGCCGGTGGCGGTCGAGTTCGACGACGTCCGCTTCGGTTACCCGTCGGCCGAGAAGGTCTCCCTGGCCTCGCTGGAGGACGTGGCGAAGCTCGACACCCGCGGCGGCGAGGAGGTGCTGCACGGGATCTCGTTCCGCGCCGAGCCGGGACAGATGGTCGCCCTGGTCGGCTCGTCGGGCGCAGGCAAGTCCACCATCGCGCAACTGCTGCCGCGCCTGTACGACGTGGAGGAGGGCGCCGTCCGGCTCGCCGGGCGCGACGTCCGCGACCTGACCGGCGACTCGGTCCGGGACGCCCTCGGGGTGGTCACCCAGGACGGTCACCTGCTGCACGACACGATCCGCGCCAACCTGCTCTACGCCCGACCCGACGTGACCGAGGACGACCTGTGGGACGTGCTGCGTCGCGCCCGGCTGGCCGACCTGATCCGCTCGCTGCCGGACGGTCTGGAGACGGTCGTGGGCGAGCGGGGGTACCGCCTCTCCGGAGGCGAACGTCAGCGGCTCACCATCGCCCGGCTGCTGCTCTCCCGCCCGCGCGTGGTGATCCTCGACGAGGCCACCGCACACCTCGACTCGACCTCCGAGGCGGCGGTGCAGGCGGCGCTGGGTGAGGCGTTGACCGGGCGGACCAGCGTGGTCATCGCGCACCGACTCTCTACGATCCGTTCCGCCGACCAGATCCTGGTGCTCGAACAGGGCCGGATCGTGGAACGCGGCCGGCACCCCGACCTGCTGGCCCGGGGCGGCCGGTACGCCGAGCTGTACCGCACCCAGTTCGACCAGCCGGTGCCGGCCTGA
- a CDS encoding condensation domain-containing protein codes for MAIDAPARAVLPEVRRPLSPLERWYWIADQVSPLNVIARVRVTGRLTPSLLRQALGALRVRHPLLRVAIESGADGPCFVPTDAPIPLRWVAGTADDDWLRQINEHEMVQAVDWRTGPLCRTVVVTNDDVHDLILTLPHCIADGTTVLSLVKDWLTLAAGRGSDVREPGLPASEEMFPRRHRGRAGARRLRWQRSRDDRRLRRLRPARVEPSEFVPFTARRTRVVHRSLSADQVDALLRACRRERTTVHGVLAAAMVAAVAGDGPERPAGVAIGSPINFRDGLVPPVPDTAVGTYVATVGSLVPVETSLWSMARTISRDLVRRKRRGEHFGMVNLVGGSCPMTVEESAPLIDFIETQGPVNLCISNIGRYDFPASIGPWQLSGAQFLAGLSVCGYFVATVNTSHDRLHWNFSYVEGGLPRDRAVRLVAASFDAVLAALGEE; via the coding sequence ATGGCCATTGATGCCCCGGCCCGGGCCGTGCTTCCGGAGGTCCGCCGGCCGTTGAGCCCACTCGAGCGCTGGTACTGGATCGCCGACCAGGTGTCCCCGCTCAATGTCATCGCCCGCGTCCGGGTCACCGGCCGGCTGACCCCGTCATTGCTCCGCCAGGCGCTCGGCGCGTTGCGGGTGCGGCATCCGTTGCTGCGCGTCGCGATCGAGTCCGGCGCGGACGGTCCCTGCTTCGTGCCGACGGACGCGCCCATCCCGCTCCGCTGGGTCGCGGGCACGGCCGACGACGACTGGCTTCGCCAGATCAACGAGCACGAGATGGTCCAGGCCGTCGACTGGCGCACCGGCCCGCTGTGCCGCACTGTCGTCGTGACCAACGACGACGTGCACGACCTGATACTGACGCTCCCGCACTGTATCGCCGACGGCACGACGGTGCTGTCACTCGTCAAGGACTGGCTCACGCTCGCGGCCGGCCGTGGATCGGACGTGCGCGAGCCCGGTCTGCCGGCGTCCGAGGAGATGTTTCCACGACGGCACCGTGGCCGGGCCGGTGCGCGTCGCCTGCGGTGGCAACGAAGTCGCGACGACCGCCGGCTGCGGCGCCTGCGGCCCGCCCGGGTGGAGCCGAGCGAGTTCGTCCCGTTCACCGCCCGCCGGACCCGCGTGGTGCACCGGTCGCTCTCGGCGGATCAGGTCGACGCGCTGCTGCGGGCCTGCCGCCGCGAGCGCACCACCGTGCACGGCGTGCTCGCCGCCGCCATGGTCGCCGCCGTGGCCGGCGACGGCCCGGAACGCCCCGCCGGCGTGGCGATCGGCTCGCCGATCAACTTCCGCGACGGGCTCGTGCCGCCGGTGCCGGACACCGCCGTCGGCACCTATGTCGCCACCGTCGGATCGCTCGTCCCGGTCGAGACGTCGCTCTGGTCGATGGCCAGGACCATCAGCCGGGACCTGGTCAGGCGCAAGCGCCGCGGAGAGCACTTCGGCATGGTCAACCTGGTCGGCGGCTCGTGCCCGATGACCGTCGAGGAAAGCGCGCCGCTGATCGACTTCATCGAGACGCAGGGCCCGGTCAACCTCTGCATCTCCAACATCGGACGGTACGACTTCCCGGCCAGCATCGGGCCGTGGCAGCTCTCCGGCGCCCAGTTCCTCGCCGGCCTGTCGGTGTGCGGGTACTTCGTCGCCACGGTCAACACGAGCCATGACCGGCTCCACTGGAACTTCAGCTACGTCGAGGGCGGGCTGCCGCGGGATCGGGCCGTACGCCTCGTCGCGGCGAGCTTCGACGCGGTCCTCGCTGCACTGGGAGAGGAGTAG
- a CDS encoding NIPSNAP family protein, producing MITCVVHYTINAEQIEAFERFARAWMRLVNKHGGVHHGYFLPSEGASDQAEALFSFESLAAYERYRARFGDDPEFVAADRIRDDSGCVVRYERTFMRPLLPTD from the coding sequence ATGATCACTTGCGTCGTGCACTACACCATCAATGCTGAGCAGATCGAGGCGTTTGAACGCTTTGCCCGCGCATGGATGCGGCTTGTGAACAAGCACGGTGGCGTGCACCACGGCTATTTCCTGCCCTCCGAAGGGGCCAGTGACCAGGCCGAAGCGCTGTTCAGCTTCGAAAGCCTGGCAGCCTACGAGCGTTACCGCGCCCGGTTCGGCGATGACCCGGAGTTCGTCGCCGCTGATCGCATCCGCGACGACTCGGGTTGTGTCGTGCGATACGAGCGGACGTTCATGCGTCCGCTCCTGCCGACTGATTGA
- a CDS encoding RluA family pseudouridine synthase: protein MTTFSWSELRRDPVHEDDHLLVLDKPPGISVMGERHAESLTDLAAAAGEPVHWVHRIDKVTSGLLLLARTPSAHASLTRQFANRGADKRYLAWVEGARLPETGTIDLPLRPGRKGTIRIAGEREAIRYDADRRRFALPESAVDRSKPSYESRTDFATALVSGDRTLLVLKPVTGRRHQIRVHLAWLGFPIVGDPLFHRGQADQRTYLHSWGCEITCDWRDEPRTRFWAAPGEEFLDVFADGRKPRLDDALDALAG, encoded by the coding sequence ATGACCACCTTCAGTTGGTCGGAACTTCGGCGCGATCCCGTCCACGAGGACGACCACCTGCTCGTGCTCGACAAGCCGCCGGGCATCTCCGTGATGGGCGAGCGCCACGCCGAGTCCCTGACCGACCTGGCCGCCGCCGCCGGGGAGCCGGTGCACTGGGTGCACCGCATCGACAAGGTCACCTCGGGGCTGCTGCTGCTGGCCAGGACGCCGTCGGCGCACGCCTCGCTGACCCGGCAGTTCGCCAACCGGGGTGCCGACAAGCGCTACCTGGCCTGGGTCGAGGGGGCGCGGCTGCCCGAGACCGGCACCATCGACCTGCCGCTGCGGCCGGGCCGCAAGGGCACCATCCGGATCGCGGGCGAGCGCGAGGCCATCCGCTACGACGCCGACCGCCGCCGCTTCGCGCTGCCGGAGTCGGCCGTCGACCGGTCCAAGCCCTCCTACGAGTCCCGTACCGACTTCGCCACGGCGCTGGTCAGTGGCGACCGTACGCTGCTGGTGCTCAAGCCGGTCACCGGTCGGCGTCACCAGATCCGCGTCCACCTGGCCTGGCTCGGCTTCCCGATCGTCGGCGACCCCCTGTTCCACCGTGGGCAGGCGGACCAGCGGACGTACCTGCACTCGTGGGGCTGCGAGATCACCTGCGACTGGCGGGACGAGCCGCGTACCCGGTTCTGGGCCGCGCCCGGCGAGGAGTTCCTCGACGTGTTCGCCGACGGCCGGAAGCCCCGGCTCGACGACGCGCTCGACGCGCTCGCCGGCTGA
- a CDS encoding GAF domain-containing protein produces MFGQSIAVFASLGGPAHLVETANAAFFSAIGEDRARTGVAIAELMPELAGQGFIALLDQVYRTGEPYTGRDVRVVLGAGPHAREAFFDFTYEPRRDADGDVTGIRVIGVETTQVKHAQRLMAEHRALLEQIARQAPLTEVLDGMARCIENLAPQEILVSVLLADSDGRHLRHGAAPSLPDFYNEAIDGIATGEGVGSCGTAAHRREPVVVTDIATDPFWDDFRDLAGRAGLAACWSTPILARDGGLLGTFAMYHRTPRVPQDTDLALARVFAGTAALAIERHHIEQGKLAAEARAKAAHDELTKAVRAERELRAEAEQRAAAAAELAAQMRAAAAAQAAAPHPEHCQLGGVQGCTAPAEIKIADSWGDSAWGCPVHVEEAILNVRSVFIASEVLGGLAAYLNR; encoded by the coding sequence TTGTTCGGGCAGTCCATCGCCGTCTTCGCGTCGCTCGGGGGGCCGGCACATCTGGTCGAGACGGCGAATGCGGCGTTCTTCTCCGCCATCGGCGAAGACCGGGCGCGTACCGGGGTCGCGATCGCCGAGCTGATGCCCGAACTGGCCGGTCAGGGTTTCATCGCGCTGCTCGACCAGGTCTACCGCACGGGTGAGCCCTACACCGGCCGTGACGTCCGGGTGGTGCTGGGCGCCGGGCCACACGCGCGGGAGGCGTTCTTCGACTTCACGTACGAGCCGCGTCGCGACGCCGACGGTGACGTGACCGGGATCCGTGTGATCGGGGTGGAGACCACCCAGGTCAAGCATGCCCAACGACTGATGGCCGAACATCGTGCCCTGTTGGAGCAGATCGCCCGCCAGGCACCCCTGACCGAGGTGCTCGACGGGATGGCCCGCTGTATCGAGAACCTCGCACCGCAGGAGATCCTCGTCTCCGTTCTGCTCGCCGACTCCGACGGCCGGCACCTGCGCCACGGCGCCGCGCCCAGCCTGCCCGACTTCTACAACGAGGCCATCGACGGGATCGCCACCGGTGAAGGCGTCGGCTCCTGTGGCACCGCCGCCCACCGGCGGGAACCGGTCGTCGTCACCGACATCGCCACCGACCCGTTCTGGGACGACTTCCGGGACCTGGCCGGCCGGGCCGGGTTGGCCGCCTGCTGGTCGACGCCGATCCTGGCCCGCGACGGCGGCCTGCTGGGTACCTTCGCCATGTATCACCGCACCCCACGCGTCCCGCAGGACACCGATCTCGCCCTCGCCCGGGTCTTCGCCGGCACAGCGGCCCTGGCCATCGAACGCCACCACATCGAGCAGGGGAAACTCGCCGCCGAAGCACGCGCCAAAGCAGCCCACGACGAATTGACCAAGGCGGTACGCGCGGAGCGGGAACTGCGCGCCGAGGCTGAGCAGCGCGCTGCCGCCGCCGCGGAACTCGCCGCCCAGATGCGTGCTGCCGCAGCCGCGCAGGCCGCCGCACCACACCCCGAGCACTGCCAACTCGGCGGCGTCCAAGGGTGCACCGCACCAGCCGAGATCAAGATCGCCGATTCGTGGGGCGACTCGGCGTGGGGCTGTCCCGTCCACGTCGAGGAGGCCATCCTCAACGTGCGGTCGGTCTTCATCGCCAGCGAGGTCCTCGGCGGGTTGGCGGCCTACCTCAACCGCTAG